The genomic DNA TTTGACATGTTGTCATTTTCTTTTGCAGGTCATATccttttgtttaatttttttttttttatcccAAGAAAGAGGTAACAAACAGGATTCAGACATGTTAACCATTATTCTTCTAATTTAAATTTATCATTGCAGTAACTATACAGGTTTTGATCATTCATATTAAAAACATTAGTGAGTTGTAAAATTCAAATAACCTGTCTCATACCCCGGGGGCATCTGAAATTTGGTTGACTTAACAATAAACTACATGTGCTTGTTTGCCCAAGGCGTGAAGTGAAGCGATTTGTTGACCTCACCCCAGAGGAGACTAGTGACTTGTGGATTTCAGCCCAAAAAGTTGGAAAGCAACTTGAGAAGTACCACAGAGCTTCTTCACTTACATTTGCAATACAAGTAAGTAAGCTGGCTACGTTTTTCAATTCAAAATTTGTTTTTCTTCGCATCCACAACTTATGGTTCTTGTTTTGTTTTCATCTGCTTCCCCTTTGCATGAAGCAATTTGGGGATGAAAAAACACAAAATTTCTTGCATTTTTGGGACTTGGATTTAAAAGGAAACGATATTAGgctttttaaatatatttttagcaTTGAAGTATTAAATATCAATGGATGTTCTAATTTTTTTGTGCCCTTGGAAGATGTGTATATATAAAGGAGGACTCATAAGATCTTATTGTTTCGATAGTTAGTGATAAATTTATTCTTGCAGGATGGTCCCCAAGCAGGGCAAACAGTTCCTCATGTACACATCCATATTGTCCCTCGGAAAGGCGGTGACTTCGAGAACAATGATGAAATCTATGATGCTGTAAGTTCATACACCTTTCAGTTTCCTTGAATATAATCTTGACGGTTATTGTGATTCGACTCATCCAAAAAAGAAAGGGATAATGTTTAATGAGCCTTTTTCATTTAGGTCACCCACCCTAATTTACATGCGTAATTGTATCATATCTGACCGAAAACATGCTGAATGATGAAAAATTCTTTCagttttttcttttgaaaatagaGAGGGTAtccatttttttctttttgtttttttatataatatacgTATTATTCATCCAGTTCTTGTTGGATTTGGTATAAAGGAACCCATAACATTGGATAGTCCTCCTATACATCAtcaaaaaagagaaaaaaaaacatcataGTTTGCAAGACTGAGCAGTTTTAGataaaaggaaaaattacaagttttgtcctttatctttataccacttttcaggcggtgtcctttttaacgaatgttgacaggcggtgtcctttactaggtattttgttgcaagtttagtcctttacacccaacccagtttaaaaaccctgttaattgttgggtgtaaaggactaaacttgcaacaaaatacctaggtaaaggactaaacttgcaacaaaatacctagtaaaggacaccgcctgtcaacaattaacagggtttttttaactgggttaggtgtaaaggactaaacttgcaacaaaatacctaataaaggacaccgcctgtcaacattcgttaaaaaggacaccgcctgaaaagtggtataaagataaaggacaaaacttgtaatttttcctagaTAAAATGACATAATACCATGAAAATTTATATTCTTCGGGTCGCTACTGCAATGTCTAGAAGGATTTGAAAAACTCGATTACTGGTTTTGCAGATTGATGAGAAGGAGAAGGAACTAAAGAACACACTTGACTTGGACAAGGAAAGGAAAGATAGAAGCATGGAGGAAATGGCTCAAGAGGCTGATGAATACAGGAAGCTTTTTTCT from Helianthus annuus cultivar XRQ/B chromosome 7, HanXRQr2.0-SUNRISE, whole genome shotgun sequence includes the following:
- the LOC110897677 gene encoding bifunctional bis(5'-adenosyl)-triphosphatase/adenylylsulfatase FHIT translates to MATLVSPVSCFRSSLAAAAVRFPIARASFRCSSSTEMETEHYKFGAYKIDQREVFYSTHLSYALVNLRPLLPGHVLVCPRREVKRFVDLTPEETSDLWISAQKVGKQLEKYHRASSLTFAIQDGPQAGQTVPHVHIHIVPRKGGDFENNDEIYDAIDEKEKELKNTLDLDKERKDRSMEEMAQEADEYRKLFS